One segment of Babesia bigemina genome assembly Bbig001, chromosome : II DNA contains the following:
- a CDS encoding Protein LTV1 homolog yields MEGGRAASGKPRKRVTFKLVSASSADPRVASNPWQRTLVLKNSSNAALKVRSAGAAANDVQKGDKTAIPKEFLSFINPADFGIHENLTGPQKDALIAEVYGSHEEYERIAAKFADAPAPAKPKAEDLDDDCYFPKDGYDYSQHLATINPQNFIPAPRVEAAASIVKAELNSSVDFPGLNDTAPETPDDPELAEVLKALDESGSEAEDMDDDFVAKAMDNEDPDTFIDENELLWGGYKPLRRVTFEDLGIPKGDSAPAPVFGDQPILSDEEFVISDEDDDEDSDFDAEYDPTESLAQSAQAQLDALRAANMRTSMLDMVNCGPWGARAEEKETMDAMDPDGALSERILQLVQQPDDSESGDTVEFELSSDESEQWDVETVLTKYTNATNHPQRILSSVVRRARTRERPEGAEEPSAKAVPDVEYIELPQVVTTRRRDETAEEKRARKAAVKQAKAMITRMKKENKEALKSAKKKAAEKSAVGSYDIVNGVKYLRLK; encoded by the exons ATGGAAGGCGGCCGCGCCGCCTCGGGCAAGCCGCGCAAACGCGTCACGTTCAAGCTAGTCTCGGCGTCCTCCGCCGACCCACGCGTGGCTTCCAACCCCTGGCAGCGCACGCTGGTCTTGAAGAACTCATCCAATGCCGCTCTCAAGGTGCGTTCTGCCGGAGCTGCCGCGAACGATGTTCAGAAGGGCGACAAGACCGCCATACCGAAGGAGTTTCTGTCGTTCATCAACCCCGCGGACTTCGGCATCCACGAGAACCTGACCGGTCCCCAGAAG GACGCCCTCATCGCAGAGGTTTACGGCTCGCACGAGGAGTACGAGCGCATCGCAGCCAAGTTCGCGGACGCGCCGGCGCCCGCAAAGCCCAAGGCCGAGGATCTGGACGACGACTGCTACTTCCCCAAGGATGGCTACGACTACAGCCAGCACCTGGCGACCATCAACCCGCAGAACTTCATACCGGCCCCTCGTGTGGAGGCCGCCGCCTCGATCGTGAAGG CGGAACTAAACAGCAGCGTCGACTTCCCGGGGCTCAACGACACTGCGCCGGAAACGCCAGACGACCCTGAAC tggcGGAGGTGCTGAAGGCGCTCGACGAGTCCGGCAGTGAAGCGGAGGACATGGATGACGATTTCGTCGCTAAAGCCATGGACAACGAGGACCCCGACACGTTCATCGACGAGAACGAGCTGCTCTGGGGCGGATACAAGCCGCTGCGCAGGGTGACCTTCGAGGATCTCGGTATCCCCAAAGGCGACAGCGCACCTGCCCCCGTGTTCGGCGACCAGCCGATTCTGTCCGACGAGGAGTTTGTCATCTCtgacgaggacgacgacgaggactCTGACTTCGACGCCGAGTACGACCCCACGGAGTCACTCGCGCAAAGTGCCCAGGCGCAGCTGGATGCCTTGCGCGCAGCCAATATGCGCACTTCGATGCTGGATATGGTGAACTGCGGCCCGTGGGGCGCCAGGGCGGAGGAGAAGGAGACCATGGACGCCATGGATCCGGACGGCGCACTGAGCGAGCGCATCCTGCAGCTGGTGCAGCAGCCGGACGACAGCGAAAGCGGCGATACCGTGGAGTTCGAGCTCTCCTCGGACGAATCGGAACAGTG GGATGTCGAAaccgtgctgaccaaatacACCAACGCCACGAACCACCCTCAGCGCATACTCAGCAGCGTAGTCAGGCGCGCACGCACTCGCGAGCGGCCTGAAGGCGCCGAGGAACCCAGCGCAAAGGCGGTGCCGGACGTCGAGTACATCGAGCTGCCGCAGGTGGTCaccacccggcgccgcgaCGAGACTGCGGAGGAAAAGCGCGCCCGCAAGGCCGCCGTCAAGCAGGCCAAGGCGATGATCACGCGCATGAAGAAGGAGAACAAGGAGGCGCTCAAGAGCGCCAAGAAGAAGGCGGCGGAGAAGTCGGCCGTCGGCTCCTACGACATCGTGAACGGCGTGAAGTACCTCCGGCTGAAGTGA
- a CDS encoding tubulin-specific chaperone, putative produces the protein MEFRHRIIKVDLHHSVLTDRRWPEIRIDNCMTVGALKEKLYSNTGTHPASMSLYAYRPGDMKRTQIHLDNDSCELHQYGVDDGYVIYILAAQHSHASAPAPDAGGAADCPLKVTNPRLHRHYAEQMERCRETGDESNFEAYRMSEEEYAQRGKGLREFISRMREQCRARDADTEHAPTKSIEVLRQEYPLGARCSISPSDLRGVVRFVGNVKRDILIGIELDEPMGNTDGSVDGVRYFTARGPSYGIFRPYEQVTVGDFPEVDPFEMA, from the exons ATGGAATTCCGGCACAGGATCATAAAGGTGGACCTCCACCACTCGGTCCTCACGGACCGCCGATGGCCAGAAATCAGGATAGACAACTGCATGACCGTTGGCGCGCTGAAGGAAAAGCTGTACAGCAACACGGGCACGCACCCGGCCAGCATGTCGCTATACGCCTACCGGCCCGGCGACATGAAGCGCACCCAGATCCACCTGGACAACGACTCCTGCGAGCTGCACCAGTACGGCGTGGACGACGGCTACGTGATCTACATACTGGCCGCCCAACACTCTCACGCCTCGGCCCCGGCCCCCGACGCCGGTGGCGCTGCCGACTGCCCGCtcaaggtgaccaacccCCGGCTGCACCGGCACTACGCGGAGCAGATGGAGCGCTGCCGAGAGACCGGCGACGAGTCGAACTTCGAAGCATATCGCATGAGTGAGGAGGAGTACGCGCAGCGCGGGAAGGGGCTTAGGGAGTTCATCAGCCGCATGCGTGAACAATGCCGTGCCCGCGACGCCGACACTGAGCACGCGCCAACCAAGTCGATCGAGGTGTTGAGGCAGGAGTACCCGCTGGGCGCGAGGTGCTCAATCAGCCCGTCCGACCTCCGCGGCGTCGTGCGCTTCGTTGGCAACGTGAAGCGCGACATCCTCATCG GGATCGAGTTGGACGAGCCTATGGGCAACACCGACGGCAGCGTGGATGGAGTGCGCTACTTCACTGCCAGGGGACCCAGCTACGGGATTTTCCGGCCGTACGAGCAGGTGACGGTCGGTGATTTCCCGGAGGTGGACCCCTTTGAGATGGCTTGA
- a CDS encoding DNA REPAIR XP-C / RAD4 domain containing protein,putative: MPLNPTQALVFSYFENFYSGPAEPLAIFKHIQEHFSILPELRTDTTRNGRGKVLLRLLRCLHLHKGSSDTLTLLYVCACRCYGVSARLVEAVHGPANGVLLLAESFDPDSGSWKRVDFSRLKYGGVAYDPTKSAKPCNREKAVEYAPSESSEYGGRLYVQRDNKLFVYKREPDLRVVAILVSRSRRPSQAVLNVSEFRFEEEEFRQRLVRDKQKPGAKDARQEFHYVFGCNKYGWLSEITPKYVERYNDVCVKRGKELQAWLVQTIERLNEPVKSVSGAGIVSMLERAESKWMETRVSNDPLPDSKARLKNHPVYVLASQIGSNHILKKDATPIAFLKGEEVYLRCDLEALKTRGAWRKANRRVLDDVQPITTRKTYNRNTRMHVNTSLFSESQTELIPQEVATDGSIPTTEYDNVDVTGQRFVPQGTIYLRTKRLDLLLRAANALQLHYKRAFSSYQKTDTFKPEIDGIVIQKANLPALLQKYEELAMEAATKALEEKKESYRNFWRSVFKTMLADPPSVAQEHHNKIRRELNEHVTHFLNRVEHLT; the protein is encoded by the exons ATGCCGCTTAACCCTACACAGGCGCTGGTCTTCTCCTATTTCGAGAACTTTTACTCCGGTCCGGCTGAGCCGCTGGCGATTTTCAAGCACATCCAGGAGCACTTCTCT ATTCTACCCGAATTGCGCACCGATACGACGCGAAATGGCCGCGGGAAGGTGCTGCTCAGATTACTAAG GTGCCTCCACCTGCACAAGGGCAGCAGCGACACGCTCACGCTG CTGTACGTCTGTGCATGTAGATGTTACGGCGTTTCCGCACGTTTAGTCGAGGCTGTGCACGGCCCGGCCAATGGCGTCCTGCTGCTCGCGGAGTCGTTCGACCCGGACAGCGGCTCGTGGAAGCGCGTCGACTTTTCGCGCCTCAAATACGGAGGCGTGGCTTACGATCCCACGAAAAGCGCCAAGCCGTGCAACCGCGAGAAGGCCGTGGAGTACGCCCCGTCCGAGAGCAGCGAATACGGCGGCCGCCTCTACGTCCAGCGCGACAACAAGCTGTTCGTGTACAAGCGGGAGCCCGACCTCCGCGTTGTGGCAATCCTTGTATCACGCAGCAGGCGCCCGTCGCAAGCGGTGCTGAACGTGTCGGAGTTCCGCTTCGAGGAGGAAGAGTTCAGGCAGCGGCTGGTCCGCGACAAGCAGAAGCCCGGCGCGAAGGACGCGCGCCAGGAGTTCCACTACGTTTTCGGCTGCAACAAATACGGGTGGCTGTCGGAGATAACGCCCAAATACGTGGAGAG GTACAACGACGTCTGTGTAAAGCGTGGCAAGGAGCTCCAGGCGTGGCTCGTGCAGACCATCGAACGCCTGAACGAACCGGTGAAAAGCGTCAGCGGTGCCGGCATAGTCTCCATGTTGGAGCGCGCCGAGTCGAAGTGGATGGAGACTCGTGTCAGCAACGACCCCCTGCCCGACTCCAAGGCCCGGCTGAAGAACCACCCGGTCTACGTCCTGGCGTCTCAG ATAGGCAGCAACCACATCCTGAAGAAGGACGCGACGCCAATAGCGTTCCTGAAGGGCGAGGAGGTGTACCTGCGCTGCGACCTGGAGGCGCTCAAGACCCGTGGCGCCTGGCGTAAAGCCAACCGGCGCGTCTTGGATGACGTCCAGCCGATAACCACGCGCAAGACGTACAACCGCAACACGCGTATGCATGTGAACACGAGCCTGTTCAGCGAGAGCCAGACCGAGCTGATACCGCAGGAGGTGGCAACCGATGGCAGCATACCAACCACGGAATACGACAACGTCGACGTCACTGGTCAACGCTTTGTCCCTCAGGGTACCATATACCTCAGAACCAAGCGCCTGGACTTGCTGCTGAGGGCTGCGAATGCCCTGCAGCTCCACTACAAGCGTGCCTTCTCGTCCTACCAGAAGACCGACACCTTCAAGCCTGAAATCGACGGAATCGTCATACAAAAGGCCAATCTTCcagcgctgctgcagaaaTACGAGG AGCTCGCCATGGAGGCTGCCaccaaggcgctggaggAGAAAAAGGAGTCGTATCGCAATTTCTGGCGCAGCGTGTTCAAGACCATGCTCGCGGATCCGCCGTCGGTGGCGCAGGAGCACCATAACAAGATTAGACGGGAGCTCAACGAGCACGTTACCCACTTCCTGAACCGGGTGGAACACCTCACCTGA
- a CDS encoding 50S ribosomal protein L13 ,putative, translating into MRLCSWLLARSLRQGFHESPVNPFAKVQWVSTPFLKKNMPTVSPLATPHRSLGVVTVMDTPTGHWHVIDADGKTVGGVASHIAVLLQGKHLPTYDSTRVSGDNVIVVNAVRVVMNGHSWDTKVYKFDRKAHPKGPKIITAKTVMARNPAMISPDPTQINMAVKRMLPRNKLRPLWYRRLFVYGGAIHPHWDIPQVVVPVSQSALDADTGSGSVAAPKPTGDPSATDLVSHRPAKAQPSVFGCYTLYPA; encoded by the exons ATGCGACTCTGCTCCTGGCTGCTGGCGCGGTCGCTGCGCCAGGGCTTCCATGAGAGCCCGGTGAACCCCTTCGCGAAGGTGCAATG GGTTTCGACGCCGTTTTTGAAGAAGAACATGCCCACAGTGTCGCCCCTGGCCACGCCGCACCGCAGCCTCGGCGTAGTGACGGTGATGGACACTCCCACCGGCCACTGGCACGTCATAGACGCGGATGGGAAG ACAGTGGGAGGGGTGGCGTCGCACATcgcagtgctgctgcagggcaAGCACCTGCCGACGTACGACTCCACGCGCGTCAGCGGCGACAACGTCATCGTGGTGAACGCGGTGCGCGTGGTGATGAACGGCCACAGCTGGGACACCAAGGTCTACAAGTTCGACCGAAAGG CGCACCCGAAGGGACCCAAGATAATCACCGCCAAGACCGTGATGGCGCGCAACCCCGCGATGATC AGTCCTGACCCGACGCAGATCAACATGGCCGTGAAGCGCATGCTGCCGCGGAACAAACTGAGGCCGCTGTGGTACAG GCGCCTGTTCGTGTACGGTGGCGCGATCCACCCGCACTGGGACATCCCGCAGGTGGTAGTGCCGGTGTCGCAGTCTGCTCTGGACGCCGacactggtagcggcagcgTGGCCGCGCCCAAGCCGACTGGGGATCCTTCCGCCACGGATTTGGTGTCCCATCGCCCAGCCAAAGCGCAGCCGAGCGTCTTCGGGTGTTACACCCTGTACCCAGCCTAG